The genome window GGCGACGTCTGGCAGCGATGTCCTTCCGGCGCAGCGCGATTTGCGTGACGGCATGCCGGTGCGGATCGCCCATCGACGCTACGAGGTCCGCTGCACCGCTGCAGGCGATGAATGCATTCTGGCCCGCGTGCGCGCCGCGTCCACGTGGAGCGCACGTTGGCTGAGCCCTGAACTGCTCGGCTTTCTATTCCTCGGGGCGGTCGCGGGCTTCGGCATCGGGCTGGGCCTGTGGTCCGTCATGCGCCGTGCCAACTCGATGGCGCGACGTATGCGCCGCGACTTAAAGCAGGGAAAGCTGACGCTCGAATACCAGCCCGTCGTGCGCTTGTCGGATGGCCGATGGGTTGGCGCCGAAGCACTGCTGCGGTGGTCCGACACGAACGGACGACAAATCAATCCCGACCTCTTTATCCAATTGGCCGAGGACGAAGCCTTCATTCATGAGGTATCGCGATACGTCGTGATCCGGGTATTGGACGAACTCGGCGACACCCTGCGTGCGCATCCCGACTTTACGGTGGCGATCAATATTTCGGCGACCGATGTCCTGACGTCCGCGTTCCCGACGTGGGTCGCGCAACGCCTGAGTGCGGCGCAGGTCGCGCCGGCGTCGGTCGCCTTCGAGATCACGGAACGATCGACCGCCGAGCATACGGCACTCGCGCGTGGCATCAAGCGCCTGCGCGATAACGGCCATGCCGTTTATATCGACGACTTCGGCACGCAATATTCGAGTCTGTCCTACCTATCGGCGCTGCCGGTGACCGCGGTCAAGCTCGACAAGTCCTTTTGCCGCGGCTTGCCGGAAGACGAGAAAGTCGGCGTGGTCGCTTCTCGGATCGCCGCGATGGTCGCCGCATTGAAGCTCGATCTGATCGTCGAGGGCATCGAACATGCGCCACAAGCGCTGTGGTTCCAACAGCTGCATCCGCCGCCGCTGGGTCAGGGCTGGCTCTACGCGCGCGCCATGCCCGCTTCGCAAGTGGCCGCATATTGCCATGTACAGGCGAGTGATGCGGACGGCGGCATGACGATGGCGGCGCGTCCGGCCGCGCAGTGACAGGCGTTCAATAAGGTCGCGGACTCGTCTACAATCGGCAATCGACTCCACTTGCCAACCACGCCCGCCATGTCCGACTCCGCCGCATCCGCACCGATTACCCTCCCGACGTATGACGACGTCGTTGCCGCCAGCGCGCGCATCGCCGGCCATGCGCATCGCACACCGGTCATGACGTCGCGCATCCTCAACGATGCTTCCGGGATGCAGCTCTTTTTCAAGTGTGAAAACCTGCAGCGTATCGGCGCATTCAAGTTTCGCGGTGCCTTCAATGCGCTATCGCGTTTCGACGAAGAACAACGCAAGAACGGCGTGATCGCATTTTCGTCGGGCAATCACGCACAGGCAGTCGCCTTGTCCGCGCAGCTGCTCGCCATACCCGCCACCATCGTGATGCCGAAGGATGCGCCCGAGATCAAGGTACAGGCGACAAAAGGCTATGGCGCGGAGGTGGTGTTCTACGATCGCTACACTGAGGATCGGGAAGCGATCGGCCGGACATTGGCCGCCGCCCGAAACCTGACTTTGATTCCGCCATACGATCATCCGGACGTCATCAGCGGCCAAGGCACCGCCGCGAAAGAACTGTTCGAAGAGGTGGGCCCGCTCGATGCGCTGTTCGTCTGCATGGGCGGGGGCGGCCTTCTCTCCGGCAGTGCCCTGGCAGCGCGCGCACTGGCGCCGGACTGCAAGGTCTTTGGTGTCGAGCCGGAAGCCGGCAACGATGGCCAGCAGTCCTTCCGCACCGGCAAGATCGTGCATATCGAGACGCCGAAGACGATTGCGGACGGGGCGCAGACCCAGCATCTGGGCCAATACACGTTCGCGCTGGTACGCCAGAATGTCGACGACGTGCTGACGGCGAGCGATGCGCAACTGGTCGCCGCGATGCGCGACCTGGGCAGCTATATGAAGCTGATCGTCGAACCCACTGGATGCCTGGGCTATGCCGCCGCGCTGGCGGAAAAAGCGCAATGGGCCGGTAAGCGAGTGGGCATCATCGTCAGCGGTGGCAATGTCGATATCGCGCGCTACTGTGCCCTCCTCGCGCAATAGTCTTTTACCCGAAAGGATCGTGACATCCGCTTAAAGAAGCCTAAAATAAAAGTCAAGGAAACAAATTAATTGCAGCGAGACACCGCTGGCGCCTTATCGGGTTCCGTCGGTGCCCGTTTCCGAAGCGGCAAGCCTACCGGGCTAGCCGTCTTACATCAACGGGAGAGTTTCGATGAAAAGCAAACTGATTTCTATCTTGGCAGTTACGGGTCTTCTGGCAGCACCAGCTTTGGTCATGGCACAGTCGCAGGATAATGGTCCGCTCACGCGTCAGGATGTCAAAACGCAGTTGATCCAGTTGGAAAATGCAGGCTATAACCCTGCTCAGAACGATATTTATTACCCGTCGAACATTCAGCACGCGCAACAACGCGTGAACAGCCGGATGTACGGCGGCGGTCAGTAAGGGTTCAAGGGCGCCGTTCCACTGGCGCCTTGTAGGATGCATCGTCATGCAGTAAGGCGGTGTGCGTGACGCGCCAGCGAGCGTCTTTGGTTTGGCGAAAAGCGATGCCTGAGGCAGTGCGTGAACGGGTTCTCACTCATGCATTGCGTGGCGCCATGCGACAGCACGGGTTGCGGACCTTGCAAGCGACCGTCCGTTGAACCGGAACGGTCGTGTCGATTGCGCCGAGAGGGATCGCCTGAGGTGGTTTGACGCTCCAGCGTTACGGGGGAAGCCCGTCCGAGTGAAAGCTCGGACGGGCTTTTTTCATGGCGGTTCCATTCAGGATTGCGCTGTTGCCGCGGCCGCGCCGCGAATGCGTCCCGGCAGATACACCGCCAGCGCAATCAATGCAGCAAGCCCCATCGTCAAGCTCAGCGCCTGCAGTTGCAGCGCGGGAAACAGGGTCACGACCACGACGCTGGATACGGCCCCGCAAATCATCTGCACCGACGTCATCACGCCACTTGCCTGACCCGCGATATGCGGCAGCGGCGACAATGCGCCATGCGCCGCGTTGGGCGCGACCAGGCCGAAGGCAAAGGTGGCAAGCACCAACATCGGCATGACGTCGAGCAGGCTTTCGTGATGCGACAAGCCGATCGCCAGCAAGCCCCCCGAGGCGACGAGGGCCAATACGATCCCCGTCAAGATCAACGCCGAACCGCGCACGCCGCGACGCGACAGCCGCTCGCCCAGCGTCGCGCCGACGACAATACCGAGCCCCGTGCATGCGAACATCGCCGAGTAAACGGTGCCGGACACCTGCAATCGCCCCAACAGCACGAGCGGCGAGGCACTGACATAGGCGAACATCCAGGCAAAACCCAAACCATTGACGAGCATGTGTGCACGCGCATCCGGATGCCGCGCCAGCGTCAGATAGTTCGCCCATAGTCCCTTGCCCCGGGCCGAATCGCCATCATGCTGAGAACCCGCCGACACCCGGTCCATCGTCGCCGTTGACGACACGCGGGCGGCACGCAAGGACGGCAAGGTTTCGCCGATACCCCGCCAGGCGATCAGCGTCAGCAGACAGCCATAGCCAAGGATCACCAGATAGATCCCGCGCCAGCCGATGCCGGCCAGCAGCAAGGTTCCCAACGCCGGCGACAGGATGGGCGCGACATTCGCGACGATCGTAATCACCGCCATGCGGCTCTGTGCCGCCTGTCCCTCGAACAGATCCCGGACCATCGCGAAGGCCAGTGTCATGCCCGCGCCGGCACCGGCGCCCTGCACCACGCGCGCGAGCAACAGCAACCAGATCGATGGCGTGGCGGCGCACGCTAGACTCGCCAGGAAGAAAAGCAGCAAGCCGGCCAGTAGCGCCGGGCGACGGCCGCGTCGATCGGCAAGCGGTCCATAGACGATCGGGCCCGCCGCAAAGCCGAACATGAAGAGTCCCAAGGTCAGGCCAGCGCGACTGGGCGTCGTTGTCAACCCGCGCGCGATGTCGCCGATCGCCGGCAATGCCATATCGGTCGCCACCGGCGCAAGCGCGGCGAGCGCGCCGAGAAACAGCAAATGTAAGACACCGTCGGGTGCCAGGGTTTTCTTGTTCTGCATCGAACCACCTGCCGCGGCCGCCCGCTCGGACGCGAAAAAGTGAGTGCACTGCTTTGCGGTACAGCAGTGTATCGCATTACAATGCAACGCGCTTTAGACGACAAAACAGCGATAATCGATGAACAAGGAAGCAAGCGGTATTCAGGTCATTGCCCGCGCGGCCGCAATTCTGCGCGCCGTGGGCCGCGACGGCGTCAGTCTGGGCGACCTGGCCCGGGAAACCAAGCTCCCCCGCTCGACGGTGCAGCGCATCGTCGATGCGCTCGCGCACGAGCATCTGCTGGAAGCGGGCGCCGACGGCGTGCGACTCGGGTGGGGCATCCAGGCCTTGGCCCAGGTCGCGCAGACCCGCATCACCGAGCAAGTGCGTCCCTATCTCGAAAGTCTGGCCCTGTTGACGGGGGAATCGGTCGATATCGCCTGCCGCGATGGCCGTGAGGTAACCTTCGTCGATCACGTCATCTCGCAGCAGGAGTTGCGCGTGGTGCCGACGTCGGAAAAGCCGCGCCCCTTGCACGCGATGGCCAATGGCAAGGCCTTGCTGGCGCTGCTCGACGACCGCGCGGCCTGCCGCCTTCTCGGATTGGACGACGCCGACGCTCCCCTGGTGCCGCGCTTGACACCGAATACGCTCGTCGAACGCGACGGGTTGCTGGCGACGTTGGCCGATGTCCGTCGAACCGGGCTGGCCTACGACCGCGAGGAACATGCGGAAGGCGTCTGTGCCGTCGCGATCGCCATCGATGTCCCGGGCATACGCCCGCACGCCTTGTCGATAGCCGTGCCGACGTCGCGTTTTGCCATGCATTTGCCCCGTTTCGAAGCGGCGATCCGAGCGGCGCATGCCGATATCGTCGCGGCCTTGCGCCATGACGCAGCGTGCCCCGGACTGCCGGCACGACCGGGTCGATCGATATCGTGCTGAGCAGTTCCGGATGGCATCGACGCGTGTGGGCGCTGGCATTGCCCGTCATGCTGGCGAACCTGACGCAGCCCATCCTGGGGCTCGTGGACACCGCCGTGGCAGGACACCTAGGCGGTAGCGGCCCCTTAGGCGCCGTGGCCTTGGGCGGCCTGTTCTTCAGCTTCGTTTTTTGGAGCTTCGGCTTCCTGCGGATGGCCACAACCGGCTTGATCGCCCAAGCGCATGGCGTGGCAGCCGCGGTTTCCAACACGGTGACGGCCGGGACCGGCGGTGCGCGGCCCGACATGGCTCACGGCCGTGCGCGCGACAATCCGCAATGGGCGCTTCACGTCATCCTGTTGCGTGGCCTGTTGCTCGCGGCGGCGCTCGGCCTCGCCATCTGGGCCGTGCATGCCCCGCTGTTGCACTATGGCCTTCGGGCACTCGGGGCCGCGCATGCGGGCGATGTCGTGTCACACGATGCGCTTGTCTATAGTCGCGCCCGCATCGTGGCAGCGCCGTTCGCGCTACTCAATTACGTCGTGCTCGGCTATCTGCTCGGCCTCCAGCGGATGCGTCTCGCTTTGCTATTTCAAGCGATCGTCAACGCGGTGAACCTCATCGCCGTGCTGCTGGCGGTCTACGTTTTCCACGCCGGCGTGGCGGGCATCGGCGCCGCCACGGCTTGTGCGGACATCGTTGGCTTTGCCTGCGCTTTCGGCATCGTCTGCCCCCCGATCAAAGCGGCCGTCGCATATCGGAAGGCCGATCGGCATCGGCGCGCCGAAAACATCCTTCACCGTGCGAGCGATCCTGCCCCGGCCGGCGCTGACGCTGACGCTGATACCGGCGCAAACACGGCCGACGCATCGGCGATCTTTTATTGGCTGGCCTGGCGACGGATGTTTGCCTTGAACCGCGACATCTTCGGTCGTACGCTGTGCCTGCAAGTGGCGTTCGGCTGGTTTGCGCATGCCGGTGCGCAACAAGGTGCCGTCGTGCTGGCCGCCAACGCGATCCTCTTGCATTTCCAGACCTTCATGGCCTATGCCCTCGACGGGTTCGCGCAGGCCGCCGAAGTCCTCGTCGGCGCCGCCGTCGGGGCAAGGCAGCGCGCCGTCTTCCGTCGCAGCATCGTCGTCTGCGCGGTGTGGGCCTCCGTCACGGCCGTGCTCTTCGGCCTCGCCTACCATCTGTCCGGTGCGGCGATCGTCGACAGCCTGACCAGCGATCCCGACGTGCGCACGACGGCGTATCGTTACCTTGTCTGGGTCGACGTACTGCCGTTGGCGTCGGTGCTGGGTTTCGTGCTGGACGGCGTCTTTATCGGCGCCACGCGGA of Robbsia sp. KACC 23696 contains these proteins:
- a CDS encoding threo-3-hydroxy-L-aspartate ammonia-lyase — translated: MSDSAASAPITLPTYDDVVAASARIAGHAHRTPVMTSRILNDASGMQLFFKCENLQRIGAFKFRGAFNALSRFDEEQRKNGVIAFSSGNHAQAVALSAQLLAIPATIVMPKDAPEIKVQATKGYGAEVVFYDRYTEDREAIGRTLAAARNLTLIPPYDHPDVISGQGTAAKELFEEVGPLDALFVCMGGGGLLSGSALAARALAPDCKVFGVEPEAGNDGQQSFRTGKIVHIETPKTIADGAQTQHLGQYTFALVRQNVDDVLTASDAQLVAAMRDLGSYMKLIVEPTGCLGYAAALAEKAQWAGKRVGIIVSGGNVDIARYCALLAQ
- a CDS encoding IclR family transcriptional regulator yields the protein MNKEASGIQVIARAAAILRAVGRDGVSLGDLARETKLPRSTVQRIVDALAHEHLLEAGADGVRLGWGIQALAQVAQTRITEQVRPYLESLALLTGESVDIACRDGREVTFVDHVISQQELRVVPTSEKPRPLHAMANGKALLALLDDRAACRLLGLDDADAPLVPRLTPNTLVERDGLLATLADVRRTGLAYDREEHAEGVCAVAIAIDVPGIRPHALSIAVPTSRFAMHLPRFEAAIRAAHADIVAALRHDAACPGLPARPGRSISC
- a CDS encoding DUF4148 domain-containing protein, yielding MKSKLISILAVTGLLAAPALVMAQSQDNGPLTRQDVKTQLIQLENAGYNPAQNDIYYPSNIQHAQQRVNSRMYGGGQ
- a CDS encoding EAL domain-containing protein, producing MPRTLLRTPATIALVLIVAFCTLAGAAIGTGIGQATVVAQQRAEAGLLAQLWVRRASEISVEADQTLAEIDRSSLPICSDADIDRLRKLVLTTRFLKSAARERDGKILCTSTRGRADADITMAPVDFVNQKGQQFLLNTHEAGVEGAKAIVIRQGTAAITIHYPAYDVVVDPRFDYLGVGIQDNHRFLLATSGSDVLPAQRDLRDGMPVRIAHRRYEVRCTAAGDECILARVRAASTWSARWLSPELLGFLFLGAVAGFGIGLGLWSVMRRANSMARRMRRDLKQGKLTLEYQPVVRLSDGRWVGAEALLRWSDTNGRQINPDLFIQLAEDEAFIHEVSRYVVIRVLDELGDTLRAHPDFTVAINISATDVLTSAFPTWVAQRLSAAQVAPASVAFEITERSTAEHTALARGIKRLRDNGHAVYIDDFGTQYSSLSYLSALPVTAVKLDKSFCRGLPEDEKVGVVASRIAAMVAALKLDLIVEGIEHAPQALWFQQLHPPPLGQGWLYARAMPASQVAAYCHVQASDADGGMTMAARPAAQ
- a CDS encoding MATE family efflux transporter; the protein is MPRTAGTTGSIDIVLSSSGWHRRVWALALPVMLANLTQPILGLVDTAVAGHLGGSGPLGAVALGGLFFSFVFWSFGFLRMATTGLIAQAHGVAAAVSNTVTAGTGGARPDMAHGRARDNPQWALHVILLRGLLLAAALGLAIWAVHAPLLHYGLRALGAAHAGDVVSHDALVYSRARIVAAPFALLNYVVLGYLLGLQRMRLALLFQAIVNAVNLIAVLLAVYVFHAGVAGIGAATACADIVGFACAFGIVCPPIKAAVAYRKADRHRRAENILHRASDPAPAGADADADTGANTADASAIFYWLAWRRMFALNRDIFGRTLCLQVAFGWFAHAGAQQGAVVLAANAILLHFQTFMAYALDGFAQAAEVLVGAAVGARQRAVFRRSIVVCAVWASVTAVLFGLAYHLSGAAIVDSLTSDPDVRTTAYRYLVWVDVLPLASVLGFVLDGVFIGATRTRPMLGSMALSLLLFGLACWIAYPRYGNHGLWAALIVFLTARSVTLALCLPALTATIERRPGDGETRVESA
- a CDS encoding multidrug effflux MFS transporter; translation: MQNKKTLAPDGVLHLLFLGALAALAPVATDMALPAIGDIARGLTTTPSRAGLTLGLFMFGFAAGPIVYGPLADRRGRRPALLAGLLLFFLASLACAATPSIWLLLLARVVQGAGAGAGMTLAFAMVRDLFEGQAAQSRMAVITIVANVAPILSPALGTLLLAGIGWRGIYLVILGYGCLLTLIAWRGIGETLPSLRAARVSSTATMDRVSAGSQHDGDSARGKGLWANYLTLARHPDARAHMLVNGLGFAWMFAYVSASPLVLLGRLQVSGTVYSAMFACTGLGIVVGATLGERLSRRGVRGSALILTGIVLALVASGGLLAIGLSHHESLLDVMPMLVLATFAFGLVAPNAAHGALSPLPHIAGQASGVMTSVQMICGAVSSVVVVTLFPALQLQALSLTMGLAALIALAVYLPGRIRGAAAATAQS